In a single window of the Nycticebus coucang isolate mNycCou1 chromosome 13, mNycCou1.pri, whole genome shotgun sequence genome:
- the LOC128563481 gene encoding ubiquitin-conjugating enzyme E2 A-like has translation MSTPAWRRLMRDFKRLQEDPPAGVSGAPSENNIMVWNAVIFGPEGTPFEDGTFKLTIEFTEEYPNKPPTVRFVSKMFHPNVYADGSICLDILQNRWSPTYDVSSILTSIQSLLDEPNPNSPANSQAAQLYQENKQEYEKRVSAIVEQSWRDC, from the coding sequence ATGTCCACTCCGGCTTGGCGCCGCCTTATGAGGGACTTCAAGAGGTTGCAGGAGGATCCTCCCGCTGGAGTCAGCGGAGCGCCATCCGAGAACAACATAATGGTTTGGAACGCGGTCATTTTTGGGCCTGAAGGGACCCCATTTGAGGATGGAACATTTAAGCTTACAATAGAATTCACTGAAGAATATCCGAATAAACCACCTACAGTTAGATTTGTCTCTAAGATGTTTCATCCGAATGTATATGCAGATGGTAGTATATGTCTGGACATACTTCAGAACCGTTGGAGCCCAACTTATGATGTGTCTTCCATTTTAACATCCATACAGTCTCTTTTGGATGAACCAAATCCTAATAGTCCAGCAAACAGCCAGGCTGCTCAGCTGTACCAGGAGAACAAGCAGGAATATGAAAAGCGTGTTTCTGCAATAGTAGAACAGAGCTGGCGTGATTGTTGA